A stretch of the Acyrthosiphon pisum isolate AL4f chromosome A2, pea_aphid_22Mar2018_4r6ur, whole genome shotgun sequence genome encodes the following:
- the LOC100166557 gene encoding ankyrin repeat domain-containing protein 49 isoform X1 — protein MSDEENDRFEEEQSLLTENFETIPHTPSAWEQDIYDVDEDPDPHASPEREILWAAEQGELDLVKSLVSKNSHLVHIHDRDGYTALHRACYSNHLSIVEFLLENHANPNARTADQWTPLHSACKWNNVECAEKLIEAGTDINALTNGGITPLHLVAELADSHSLIELLLSQPGIQSNVKLPNGTGDTPKDITGRKSTNDRLFEYSEPCFNYI, from the exons ATGTCTGATGAGGAAAATGATCGTTTTGAAGAAGAACAAAGTTTGTTAACTGAAAATTTTGAAACTATACCGCATACACCAAGTGCTTGGGAACAAGATATATACGATGTTGATGAAGATCCAGACCCCCATG ctAGCCCAGAAAGAGAAATTTTATGGGCCGCTGAACAAGGTGAATTGGATTTGGTGAAATCTTTGGTGTCAAAAAATTCTCACTTGGTTCATATCCATGATAGAGATGGTTATACAGCTTTACACAGAGCATGTTATAGTAATCATCTATCAATTGTTGAG tttttattagaaaatcaCGCAAATCCAAATGCTCGGACAGCTGATCAATGGACACCATTGCATTCTGCTTGTAAATGGAATAATGTGGAATGTgctgaaaaattaatagaagccGGGACTGACATAAATGCTTTAACTAATGGTg gaatAACACCTCTACATTTAGTAGCAGAGTTGGCTGATTCGCATAGTCTCATTGAACTATTATTATCTCAACCTGGTATTCAGTCTAATGTAAAACTACCAAACGGTACAGGCGATACACCAAAAGATATTACTGGTCGGAAGAGCACGAATGATAGACTTTTTGAATACTCTGAACCGTGTTTCAATTACATATga
- the LOC100166557 gene encoding ankyrin repeat domain-containing protein 49 isoform X2, producing the protein MSDEENDRFEEEQSLLTENFETIPHTPSAWEQDIYDVDEDPDPHASPEREILWAAEQGELDLVKSLVSKNSHLVHIHDRDGYTALHRACYSNHLSIVEFLLENHANPNARTADQWTPLHSACKWNNVECAEKLIEAGTDINALTNGITPLHLVAELADSHSLIELLLSQPGIQSNVKLPNGTGDTPKDITGRKSTNDRLFEYSEPCFNYI; encoded by the exons ATGTCTGATGAGGAAAATGATCGTTTTGAAGAAGAACAAAGTTTGTTAACTGAAAATTTTGAAACTATACCGCATACACCAAGTGCTTGGGAACAAGATATATACGATGTTGATGAAGATCCAGACCCCCATG ctAGCCCAGAAAGAGAAATTTTATGGGCCGCTGAACAAGGTGAATTGGATTTGGTGAAATCTTTGGTGTCAAAAAATTCTCACTTGGTTCATATCCATGATAGAGATGGTTATACAGCTTTACACAGAGCATGTTATAGTAATCATCTATCAATTGTTGAG tttttattagaaaatcaCGCAAATCCAAATGCTCGGACAGCTGATCAATGGACACCATTGCATTCTGCTTGTAAATGGAATAATGTGGAATGTgctgaaaaattaatagaagccGGGACTGACATAAATGCTTTAACTAATG gaatAACACCTCTACATTTAGTAGCAGAGTTGGCTGATTCGCATAGTCTCATTGAACTATTATTATCTCAACCTGGTATTCAGTCTAATGTAAAACTACCAAACGGTACAGGCGATACACCAAAAGATATTACTGGTCGGAAGAGCACGAATGATAGACTTTTTGAATACTCTGAACCGTGTTTCAATTACATATga
- the LOC100164546 gene encoding WD repeat domain-containing protein 83: MDLKCVSNIKCDQGAIRSVRFNVDGEYCLTCGSDKKIKLWNPFKELCLKTYAGHGDCVMDACGSCDSSELVSCGADKSVVLWDVSDGRVKRRLRQHAAAVNCVEYNEDSSVVVSGSNDNTVCCWDTRSRNNSPIQVLKEAKDSITKVLVIGHQILTGSLDCFLRTYDIRMGNLDADFIGKPISCISSTQDNMCTLVSCTDSTLKLMDRQKGELLNEYTGHTVGDYFIENCVFHNDSIIISGSTCGHIWCWDFVSAKVLEKLKPNDNVSYTQSINSISTHPSKKVLVASCGPSISLWSE, translated from the exons ATGGATTTGAAATGTGTATCGAATATAAAATGTGACCAAGGAGCAATACGCTCTGTCAGGTTTAAtg TGGATGGTGAATATTGCCTTACTTGTGGTAGTGACAAGAAAATTAAACTCTGGAATCCATTCAAGGAATTATGTTTGAAAACCTACGCTGGCCATGGAGACTGTGTAATGGATGCATGTGGTTCATGTGATAGCAG TGAATTGGTGTCATGTGGAGCTGACAAATCAGTTGTATTATGGGATGTGTCAGATGGAAGAGTAAAACGCAGATTACGGCAGCATGCTGCTGCTGTGAATTGTGTTGAATATAATGAAGATTCTTCAGTTGTGGTGTCGGGATCAAATGACAACACTGTTTGTTGTTGGGATACTAGAAGTCGTAACAATAGCCCAatacaa gtTTTGAAAGAAGCTAAAGACAGTATTACTAAAGTTTTAGTGATAGGCCATCAAATTCTAACAGGTTCCTTAGATTGTTTTTTAAGAACTTATGACATAAGAATGGGAAATTTGGATGCTGATTTTATTGGAA AGCCAATTTCATGTATCAGTTCAACACAAGACAATATGTGCACTTTAGTTAGCTGTACTGACAGTACATTAAAGTTAATGGACAGACAAAAAGGAGAATTATTGAATGA GTACACAGGTCATACAGTcggtgattattttatcgaaaactGTGTATTTCATAACGATAGCATAATAATAAGTGGATCAACTTGTGGACATATTTGGTGTTGGGATTTTGTCAGTGCAAAAGTTTTAGAGAAGTTAAAACCTAATGACAATGTTTCATACACACAGTCCATCAATTCGATTAGTACACATCCCAGTAAAAAAGTACTAGTAGCATCATGTGGGCCTTCTATTAGTCTTTGGtctgaataa